Genomic window (Alligator mississippiensis isolate rAllMis1 chromosome 4, rAllMis1, whole genome shotgun sequence):
catgagtaTGCCACAGTGAATACATTTCCATTGCTATTTATTAATACTCAAAAAGGTGAAGTAAGAAACAATTTGTGATCTAGGGGACCCTCGTGGAACTACAGAAATACTGTTCTTGGATATTTTATTTACCCCTACCTATCTGCAATTCCACTAATGGATTTAGGTGGTGAAATGAACCTACGCTGGTCCTTCTTGCCACAAAATGAATTTTCATATTCTTTACTACCACCCACCAAACTAAGGAACAGCAGACAAAACAGAGGAAAGggttttaaaacaggaaataaatcTTACCTTTCTTAGGCTTTACAACTGGCTTTTCCTTGGGTGGGATGAAAGCTTTGTTTCTTTCCTCTTGTCTCCTACTAATGGCTTCTGCTTGTTTTgcctaatattacaagaaaaatggTCAAAAAATTTTGTTGCCAAGCACATAAAACAAAGTGAGAATATGACTAATCTGTTTgataaaagacaaaacaaaaatcagaataACTTTACCTTTTTCTCTTctactctctttctttttttcaggctctCTTTCAAGAAATATTCTCCACTTGCCAATTCTTTATCAATctgtaaaacaaaatcaaaaacaTGTTGATGGAATATGAAGAAAATGTAGCCAGGTGTTTAAACTAAGACTTCTCAATAACAAGTATCAACTGAGTAAAGCTCCCAAATCACAAACTACCTTGGAGCAACATGGTCAAACCCCTTTACCTTCCTGTGAAATAAATCATAATAGTCTGACCTGGCTTTCTGGCTGTGGAGGTGGGAATGGTGTGTATTCCTtcttaatatttttcttctttggctCCTTGCGTCTTTTCAAGTTCTTGTGTTTGAACCGCGGCAAAAATCTTTCCCAATCCTGTCCTCTTAGTTCAGGGTATTTTGATAGCTCCCTTTTAATCATGAGAGTCTGTAATTattaaaaaatagtaaaaatatttaaaaacaagattGCTGTAGCACCGCAGAGATCCTGTTGGAACATATGCTAAATTGCATTACTTTAACATTACTACAACAAAGCACAGAAGAAAACTAGGTTGTATTAAGCAAGAGCAGTGAGACTAGAGTGTACTTGTGCTAAGACTGAGGGACAAAGGCCCCTGACAGACTATCAATTAAAGGcataaagggcatttatacacatactctgggagttgggggagagggcactttactgctctaattaaaagcgGCCAGAGCATCACGTGCATTAGCAACCCCACGCTAGTTAGAGTGCCCGCACTGTCGTTtctcagcacggggatgctgatacatgtgacactggagtctgctggagtgtggtaatctccatgctccagcagactatcAATTCTGGTCTAACGCGTTGTTATAACAGTGCACTgaagcagcctcccagcacatgtATAATCACCTGATGGGATCTAATCCACAAACAAGAATAATGCCCTACCAtcctacatgtgcatggcagaaggcacaacTGTGGCATCAAGGACCATATCCTAATCACATtctattgccagtgcaggagagcctgggatcatgatcccaggcttcccaTAGACTGCTAAGTAGAAAGTTTAGTCAGTGCCTGGCACAGCCGGCTCAAAGCGCCAGTCAACCTGGCCGCACATTCAATTTAAGGAGTGATgggaatgagccacaaagttattacacattttgtaTGATAACTCTGTGGCTTATTCCCTATTTTATTACAGCATTATTTGCATGAACTTGTGGCCTTGTTGCTACTTAAGATGCAATTTAGTAGATAATCAAGTCCTAAGGGGCCAAAGTATACTAGCCAAGTTGCCTCGATTTATGTGCGAACTATCATATAAATGAACATGCAGTTTTCCTTTATTGCTCGATTAGATGCTATTATTATTCTGTTGATGCACACGACTAAGGGTTATTTCAAGATAATCTGAAGGGAATATGTTCTTCTTAAAAGGTGCAACATAAAAGAAATTCTCAAATAAGGCGGCATATGAATACTTAGCAAAGATGCTTTATGGTAACCACTTGTACGGTGTGAGTTAATGAGCTAGCTAGCCCATATATACAGAACTACACGCACCTTAATATTATATATGGGATGTATATTCTTCATGGTGTCCAAAACAGCTTTTCTAACctagtttataaaaaaaaataaaaggaaattgaACTCATCATTGGCATTATAAATTGTATTAACATAATAAATCTTAAGAAACACTTTCAAACTCCTTTGTACCAGTGAAATGTTAGAAGAAAAATCCTCCTCCGAACCTTTTTGAATTAGCTATCTTAGATGGTGTTTGTAACTTGAGTAAATATGTTTAGAATAAGAATATGTTCATTAAATTAACGGCCTCTCTAAAGTGCGGCTGTTTCAATATAAAGGGGTAAAATCCAAATTTctcaaatttccttttttttttttttttctttaaaaaggttaGCTTTCTTTCAAAAAGGTTAGTTTTCCTTTAACACCAAGGAAATTAACATATTTACCTCGGACATAAGACGACCATGAATACAAGGTGACCACGAATAATTATTCTATATATGAGAAATTTACAAATTTGTTGCTATTTTTCAAATAttgaaactaattattggagatctgccttgaatttgtccccctttcCACTGCTATAGAAGGGAATATATCTGGGACATCAGGCAGCCACCGTgccctgtgcctcccccccagatttctttcacctgcagccccctccctagCTCCTGGCAGACCccgctctccctgagcacatggaaatgaagcacaaatttgaaaacactgaccttaaaaataaacagaatgtTGGTTATATTtttccattactgaacacatgCAGATTTTGGCTGCAGTTTAacgatagacaatgtatttaatgagatttccttgtgtGCAAATAGGAGATGAAGGCTTTTTTTACCCCATGCTGATTATACTGTCTTGTATACAACCTTgtcttgcatttgagtaaataGTTTAAAATTCTTGTATCTTTGCATTAAAGTTTCCAAATGAAGCCTATGTCTTGCATTGTTTCTGCTTCTTATGGTCTATGAAGGACAtggatcaatttttttttctaaaaagcaaCATATTTATAAGAGATCTAAACTCATTCTCTTGTTCCTTCAAGTCTCAGCACAGCAAAGACTTTCTGGGCCTGAAAAAGGGTGAccacacccaaaagcttgctaagaatttttttccccaactacttagttggtctaataaaagataccacatctacccaaagaaccttgcctgcttgtgtccttagaccaacacagctacaatcaaaAACCCTAGACTCATACATGCATATGCAATGAATTAACCTGTTTAGCAGCAACAGTACTCTTCAGCTTATGGTCAACAAACTACTTTTGCATTAAACAGTTGCACATCTGTTTCATGGGGAAGGCTGATAGGTGTAGAAGTCTGTCTCACCTACCATCTAGGGCAGGGATTGGCAATCTTTTGCTGTTGCAGGATACCGCTTGCAACCCAGTCCCTGTCACAGGCCACAGATCTCCACACACCGACACCTGATCTAGGCAGTTTTGGATGAGTGCTAGAGGTGCTTATGTCTACAAACTTTCAAAAGTTTTTTTTGTCATTAAGAAACAGATAGGTGCTTTCTAGGTCCGCTTAAAGTTTGCTGGATCCGAGCTGGGAAGATAATGACTTCAAGCTCTATCATGGAGATGGAGGCAGAGGCCTCTTAAATAAGCTTACCTCTTTTAGCCCACTAAAAGGTCCAAGAGCTGAAACGGTGTTCCCCTGTACCATGATGTAACAGTTTGTTAAAAGTTCTAGGGCCTATGCAAAAAAGGAAACAAGCATAAACTGGAGACCCAACACACAGGTAAGATCTTTATGATTATTGTGCATGCATCATGTACCTTCAGAGTAGAACCTTTTGGCCCAATAAGTCTGTCTCTTCTTTTTATAaacctttctctctttctcactaGAGATCCTATTTTAATGATATCACACATAATGTCATCCTGAAGGATACGCACAGCCTAAAAGCAAAACCAAAGATAAGAAATACAAGAAATGGTTTATCCTATGGTGAGCAAATCCTCACCTTTCATTGCACTAAATGAAGCAAAAACTCATTACTACATCTTAAGCATATGCCAAGAAAAGTTTACTCTATCCCTCTGTTAAATACTTCATTATTCCGTAAGCACTTTTCTTTCAAAGTTCATGCTTTATTCTGTTCCACTGAATTGAGTGAAAACCCTAGACTTTTGAACTGagaaatattaaattaattaaatttaatataaataatatgAATATTAAAATTAATCTCTTAAGTACTTTATATGAATTActgttttttttctacaaacctgCTCAAATGGAACACTTCTTGCTAAAAGCTTTATTAAGTCTCTTGCTCTGATGATCATATATGGGTCAAAGGTTTTCTTAGTTGTGGTGACAGTCATGCTACCTTCAATTAAATCCAACGAC
Coding sequences:
- the KRR1 gene encoding KRR1 small subunit processome component homolog isoform X2, yielding MTSLLNVSQSSVSQNIFVKSVDESQLLTVPDGWKEAPFTKEDNPRGLLEESSFATLFPKYREAYLKECWPLVQKALNEHHINASLDLIEGSMTVTTTKKTFDPYMIIRARDLIKLLARSVPFEQAVRILQDDIMCDIIKIGSLVRKRERFIKRRDRLIGPKGSTLKALELLTNCYIMVQGNTVSALGPFSGLKEVRKAVLDTMKNIHPIYNIKTLMIKRELSKYPELRGQDWERFLPRFKHKNLKRRKEPKKKNIKKEYTPFPPPQPESQIDKELASGEYFLKESLKKRKRVEEKKAKQAEAISRRQEERNKAFIPPKEKPVVKPKKASTETKIDIEAIKEKVKKAKKKKLGALTVEEAKLKIAADEKKKKK
- the KRR1 gene encoding KRR1 small subunit processome component homolog isoform X1 produces the protein MAVSVDGGSETAAAARAKRSAKKKAGNVDESQLLTVPDGWKEAPFTKEDNPRGLLEESSFATLFPKYREAYLKECWPLVQKALNEHHINASLDLIEGSMTVTTTKKTFDPYMIIRARDLIKLLARSVPFEQAVRILQDDIMCDIIKIGSLVRKRERFIKRRDRLIGPKGSTLKALELLTNCYIMVQGNTVSALGPFSGLKEVRKAVLDTMKNIHPIYNIKTLMIKRELSKYPELRGQDWERFLPRFKHKNLKRRKEPKKKNIKKEYTPFPPPQPESQIDKELASGEYFLKESLKKRKRVEEKKAKQAEAISRRQEERNKAFIPPKEKPVVKPKKASTETKIDIEAIKEKVKKAKKKKLGALTVEEAKLKIAADEKKKKK